The genomic window CGTCTATTGTGAAATTATTGGACGAGTATGTATGGATCAATTGATGGTCCGTCTACCTTATCAACTGCCAGTAGGAACGAAAGTCACGTTGATCGGAAAAAATCAACAGGCTGAAATTACGATGCAAGATGTAGCAGATCAATTGGGTACGATCCATTACGAAGTCGCGTGTGTGCTAGGTCCCCGTATACCTAGAGAATATCAAGAGTGAGGAGAGGCGTATGGTAAAAAGAGGAGATATTTATTTTGCTGATCTTTCTCCGGTGGTAGGATCAGAACAAGGTGGGACAAGACCAGTCTTAGTGATTCAGAACAACTTAGGGAATCATTTCAGTCCAACGGTCATCGTGGCAGCAATCACTGCGAAAATGGCGAAACCTAAATTGCCCACACATATAGGAATCAAAGCGACCGGAACCGGAATTGAAAGAGACTCAGTCATTTTACTTGAACAAATCAGAACGATCGATAAATCCAGATTAAAAGAAAAGGTCTGTCATTTAGAACGATCGATCATGTTAGACGTGGATCGTGCATTGAAAATCAGTATTGGAATCGAAGCACTTGTCCCAGTTTCAAAATAAAAGACAAAAACAGCACGTTCATACATATAAAATAGCACCGTGTGTTTAGTCAATCATGAGGTTATGACTGAGGTATTACTTTTGGAACACCATTTATCCTGCTTTAGAGGGCGTAAGACAGCGAATGTCATAATCCTTAGAAAAACAAACAAGAGGAACTTCAACGGCAAAGATCATCTTAGCGATTTATGCTGGCTGTTGTGCCTCTTTTTGCGTGCGTGATTCTTTTTGCCAAATTATCAGTTTCACAAAATGATTTCGCCTTTTAAATAACTGAAGTTATCTATAGAAGGGAAGAATCTATGTTTATAGGTAACCAATTTAGACAAAAAAATTGGAAACTATGGTAAGCTTTTTATAACAATTAAGTTTGCTCACGTATAGGCAAAAAATTTTATGCAAGGACGACGAAACTTGATAATCAATAAGGGGAGTTTAAGTATTTATTAAGCGAGAGATAACAATATTCGGACAGTTTGATTTAACTGTCAAAAAATTAGTTACCAATCTGAAAATAGGATTGAAAATCGTATGGTTTTCATGATAAAGTGATGCAGCTGGAACAAAAAAAGGTGATGAATATGAAATCAATAAAAAATACAATAAACTTATATGTACTTGATTGGAAACGAATTTTTAAAAATCCTGTTGCGACGCTTTTGATCATCGCAATCATGATTATTCCTTCCTTGTATGCTTGGTTCAATATCAAAGCATTATGGGATCCATATGGAAATACTGGAGAACTGCCGATTGCGGTATATAGTGCAGATAAACCTGCTGAATTTCAAGGGGAAGAAGTAGCTATCGGAAAAGAAGTGCTGAAGTCGCTTCACGAAAATAAAG from Enterococcus sp. DIV1094 includes these protein-coding regions:
- a CDS encoding type II toxin-antitoxin system PemK/MazF family toxin: MVKRGDIYFADLSPVVGSEQGGTRPVLVIQNNLGNHFSPTVIVAAITAKMAKPKLPTHIGIKATGTGIERDSVILLEQIRTIDKSRLKEKVCHLERSIMLDVDRALKISIGIEALVPVSK